Proteins co-encoded in one Cytophaga hutchinsonii ATCC 33406 genomic window:
- a CDS encoding 5-fold beta-flower protein → MKTIRLLLFTALAVIFAGIGAHAQNYKAQFPQMDTTGAIKDASGTTFATISKDSIIKNSQGEKIALIDRNGNLLDNTGKILGKAGKNGEFTKADGQVEYTVKPTKDGAHCEVYDKTGKKVLTVPKNYKEQASTMAYVQREMCMPKK, encoded by the coding sequence ATGAAAACGATCCGATTACTTTTATTCACCGCCCTGGCCGTGATCTTCGCAGGCATAGGAGCACATGCACAGAATTACAAAGCACAGTTTCCTCAAATGGATACAACAGGTGCAATCAAAGATGCATCCGGTACTACGTTTGCAACCATTTCAAAAGATAGTATTATTAAAAACAGTCAGGGAGAAAAAATCGCATTGATTGATCGCAACGGAAACCTGCTAGACAACACTGGTAAGATTCTGGGTAAAGCCGGAAAAAACGGCGAGTTTACAAAGGCAGACGGGCAGGTGGAATATACAGTTAAGCCTACTAAAGATGGTGCACATTGTGAAGTGTATGATAAAACAGGCAAGAAGGTATTAACCGTTCCTAAAAATTATAAAGAGCAGGCCAGTACAATGGCTTATGTACAGCGGGAAATGTGTATGCCAAAAAAGTAA